A genome region from Brassica oleracea var. oleracea cultivar TO1000 chromosome C2, BOL, whole genome shotgun sequence includes the following:
- the LOC106322791 gene encoding WAT1-related protein At1g70260: MEVKVRKQEFVPFMAMVIMEACTIALTIMAKTALTGGMSPFVFVVYTNALGSILLLPFSLFFHRNDRTEESIFSWPLVVRVFFLGFTGVFLFQNLAFVGLSFSSPIAVCAMGLLIPSFSFLLNLILGRSKLDLRNTSTRAKVMGTIISLSGAFVEELYKGPFIRPASSPSPDRLLKSIPKLFIYYNLPDNWFLGCIFLAAAVFSVSLFNVVQTGTVKKYPHVMKVASFYSIVGTVQCLFFSLYMERDLSAWKIEPNFDLFLIIATGIFGSVIRTSVHVKCTQMKGPYYVPLFKPFGIFWATLFGTSFFVNSLHYGSVLGAAIGGVGYYTVSWGQLKETEEKQNPKEERKPIKTIYHQEEDEYKVPLLISQEESPV, encoded by the exons ATGGAGGTGAAGGTTAGAAAGCAAGAGTTTGTGCCGTTTATGGCAATGGTGATAATGGAGGCATGCACAATTGCTCTAACGATAATGGCGAAAACGGCTTTAACAGGAGGGATGAGTCCTTTTGTGTTCGTTGTTTACACAAACGCTTTGGGATCTATTCTTCTTCTTCCATTTTCTTTGTTCTTCCACCGAAATGATAG AACTGAAGAGTCCATCTTTTCTTGGCCACTCGTCGTTCGTGTTTTCTTTCTTGGTTTCACCGG GGTATTTCTTTTCCAAAACTTGGCATTCGTGGGACTAAGCTTCAGTTCACCCATAGCGGTATGCGCAATGGGATTACTCATTCCTTCATTCTCCTTCTTGCTCAATCTTATTCTCGG AAGGAGCAAATTGGACTTGAGAAACACGAGCACGAGGGCTAAAGTGATGGGAACTATAATTTCATTAAGCGGAGCATTTGTTGAAGAATTATACAAAGGTCCCTTCATAAGACCAGCTTCATCTCCTTCCCCAGATCGCCTTCTTAAATCAATCCCTAAACTCTTCATCTACTACAATCTTCCCGATAATTGGTTCCTTGGTTGTATCTTTTTGGCCGCAGCTGTTTTTTCTGTCTCCCTATTCAATGTTGTTCAG ACAGGGACGGTCAAAAAGTATCCACACGTTATGAAAGTGGCTTCGTTTTACAGCATAGTCGGAACGGTTCAATGTCTATTCTTCTCGTTGTATATGGAAAGAGACCTAAGTGCATGGAAGATCGAACCTAACTTCGATCTTTTTCTCATTATCGCCACG GGAATATTCGGAAGTGTGATACGAACAAGCGTACACGTAAAGTGCACCCAAATGAAAGGACCATATTATGTACCATTATTCAAACCATTTGGTATCTTTTGGGCAACACTCTTTGGCACCAGCTTCTTCGTCAACAGTCTTCACTACGGCAG TGTGTTAGGAGCAGCCATAGGTGGCGTTGGATATTACACAGTTTCTTGGGGACAATTGAAGGAAACCGAAGAAAAACAAAATCCAAAGGAAGAAAGAAAACCCATCAAAACTATCTATCATCAAGAAGAAGATGAATACAAAGTTCCATTGCTTATTAGTCAAGAAGAAAGTCCTGTGTGA